The Luteitalea sp. genome contains a region encoding:
- a CDS encoding S8 family serine peptidase, with protein sequence MRRHSQENQSSPRPLSIVGCAILAVVLGGGSALAQSANILIPDRAVPDRYIVVLRDDESVRAVGGVSMLASTLAAEHSAALTFVYEHALTGFAAVMSADAAQALAKNPRVRYITQVGIVQAVDTQPSPPSWGLDRIDQRALPLDDTYTYAATGAGVHAYVIDTGVRLTHNDFAGRTGNGYDAVADDNDPSDCNGHGTHVAGTIGGSAHGVAKELTIHAVRVLDCNGSGTTDQVVAGIDWVTANHQSPAVANMSLGGGADQALDEAVRNSIAAGVTYAIAAGNGDADGNPIDACSQSPGRVAEAITVGAMQENDAVASFSNDGACLDVYAPGVGITSAWIEGDNDVSTISGTSMAAPHVAGVAALYLEQRPEATAQAIHNLLVGSGTPDVLTGVPGDTANILLHSQLDDGGEPPPPPPPPGNCAGLSEQYSGTLDGNGDNDIQPEGNYFEAGAGTHVGCVDGADGTDFDLYLYRWNGDGWMRVAGGESAGSHEEVRYEGDAGIYVWEVYSYRGAGSYTFGMSRP encoded by the coding sequence ATGCGGAGACACTCGCAAGAAAATCAGTCTTCCCCCCGACCGCTGAGCATCGTCGGTTGTGCGATTCTAGCGGTCGTCCTTGGCGGTGGCAGCGCGCTCGCCCAGTCCGCCAACATTCTCATTCCCGATCGCGCCGTCCCAGACCGCTACATCGTCGTCCTGCGCGATGATGAATCTGTTCGAGCCGTAGGCGGCGTCTCTATGCTCGCGTCCACGCTAGCCGCGGAGCATAGCGCGGCGCTGACGTTCGTCTACGAACATGCTCTCACTGGATTTGCCGCAGTGATGTCGGCGGACGCCGCACAGGCGCTCGCAAAGAATCCGCGCGTCAGATACATCACGCAAGTTGGCATCGTCCAAGCCGTCGACACGCAACCCAGCCCACCCTCCTGGGGGCTCGATCGCATCGACCAGCGTGCGCTACCGCTCGACGACACCTATACGTACGCCGCCACAGGAGCGGGCGTACACGCATACGTCATCGATACCGGCGTGCGCCTTACGCACAACGACTTTGCCGGTCGAACCGGCAACGGCTACGACGCGGTCGCCGATGACAATGACCCCAGCGACTGCAATGGTCACGGCACGCACGTGGCGGGCACGATCGGCGGCAGCGCGCATGGCGTGGCCAAGGAGCTCACGATTCATGCCGTCCGGGTGCTCGACTGCAACGGCTCCGGCACCACCGATCAGGTAGTGGCAGGTATCGACTGGGTCACGGCTAACCATCAGAGCCCCGCGGTCGCCAACATGAGCCTCGGTGGAGGCGCGGATCAAGCACTCGACGAAGCTGTGCGGAATTCCATCGCGGCTGGCGTGACGTACGCCATTGCGGCCGGCAACGGCGACGCCGACGGCAACCCCATCGACGCGTGCTCGCAGTCGCCAGGCCGGGTCGCAGAGGCGATCACGGTTGGCGCTATGCAAGAGAACGATGCCGTGGCGTCGTTCTCGAACGACGGCGCCTGCCTCGACGTCTATGCTCCCGGCGTCGGCATCACATCGGCGTGGATCGAGGGCGACAACGACGTCAGCACCATCAGCGGGACATCGATGGCTGCGCCGCACGTGGCAGGTGTGGCCGCGCTGTACCTGGAACAGAGGCCTGAGGCAACGGCGCAGGCCATACATAACCTGCTGGTCGGAAGCGGCACGCCCGACGTCCTGACCGGTGTACCAGGAGACACGGCGAACATCCTGCTGCACTCGCAGCTCGACGACGGCGGTGAGCCGCCTCCACCACCGCCACCGCCCGGAAACTGCGCGGGCCTGTCCGAGCAGTACTCCGGAACGCTCGACGGAAATGGCGACAACGACATCCAGCCTGAAGGCAATTACTTCGAGGCGGGCGCGGGCACGCACGTCGGTTGTGTGGATGGCGCCGACGGGACCGACTTCGATCTGTATCTCTACAGGTGGAACGGTGATGGGTGGATGAGGGTCGCCGGTGGCGAGAGTGCGGGCTCTCACGAGGAAGTCAGGTACGAGGGCGACGCTGGCATTTACGTGTGGGAGGTCTATTCCTATCGTGGTGCAGGCAGCTATACCTTCGGGATGTCGCGGCCTTGA